DNA from Bacteroidia bacterium:
AATACAAACACATTATTTAAGAAGCCAAGCAATGGCTATCCTTGTTGGCGGAAATACGGCCAGAATTGATACACCAATTTTAAATAATAGATTCTTTATCAATAATTTAACACAGCCGATAATTTATTCAGCTTCCCAAAACTTCCCGACACAACAATTCCATATACCGCCAATTATCGTTCCTAATAATCCACAATTACTTAAAGCCGGTTCAGAAGAAACTATTGAGTGGTTACAGCAATTATTAAAAACACATCATATCGGTTCTATTTTGGTAGAAGGTGGCACTCAAACCCTCAATCAATTTGTTTCAGCCAGCTTGTGGGACGAAGCCTACCGAATTACGGCTCCAATTTCCTTAGAAAACGGCATAAAAGCACCCAACGCAGAATCACTTTCTTGGAAAAAAATAGCCTTAATCGGAGAGGATTGCTGGGAAAAAAGCACCAATTCCACCAGAGTTAACAAATAAATTATTGGACAATTATTGAAAATAATATAATTTATCATTTTTTTGGCAATTAACAAAATCACTAAAATCACAAAAAATATTTTTTTTGTGATTTTTTATTTAGAATAATTCTAATATCTAAATATTGACATTTTTTGTTAAATCGAGATATTGACAATGTTATTCTTTGACGTAATTTTGTCGTGTAATTAAAATTAAAAACAACACAAAAAATCAAAATCATGAAAAATCCATTCATCAACGCCACAGAAACTTTCCGTAAAAATTTTCAGGAAACCACAGAATTAACTACAGAAACATTTAACACTGTTGTTGATTCTATCAACACCCAAATTCAGTTAGGCTTAGATACTAACCGTAAAATGGTAGAACTATTTAACCACCAGTTAAATACACTTGCTAAAACAAATCTTGACTTAATGCACAAAATGTCAAGCACAGCAAACAACCAAATTGAAAAAGCTACTAACTTCGTGAAAGAAGAAGTTGCTAACGCTACCAACGCTACCAAGAAGTAATTCTCTCAACAGATAAATCTATTTGGGTAAATAAAAAAGCCACCTATCAGGTGGCTTTTTTATGAGCCTGTTGCACGACAAAAAGAATAAAAATATTTAACTATTTGATTTTGANNNNNNNNNNNNNNNNNNNNNNNNNNNNNNNNNNNNNNNNNNNNNNNNNNNNNNNNNNNNNNNNNNNNNNNNNNNNNNNNNNNNNNNNNNNNNNNNNNNNNNNNNNNNNNNNNNNNNNNNNNNNNNNNNNNNNNNNNNNNNNNNNNNNNNNNNNNNNNNNNNNNNNNNNNNNNNNNNNNNNNNNNNNNNNNNNNNNNNNNNNNNNNNNNNNNNNNNNNNNNNNNNNNNNNNNNNNNNNNNNNNNNNNNNNNNNNNNNNNNNNNNNNNNNNNNNNNNNNNNNNNNNNNNNNNNNNNNNNNNNNNNNNNNNNNNNNNNNNNNNNNNNNNNNNNNNNNNNNNNNNNNNNNNNNNNNNNNNNNNNNNNNNNNNNNNNNNNNNNNNNNNNNNNNNNNNNNNNNNNNNNNNNNNNNNNNNNNNNNNNNNNNNNNNNNNNNNNNNNNNNNNNNNNNNNNNNNNNNNNNNNNNNNNNNNNNNNNNNNNNNNNNNNNNNNNNNNNNNNNNNNNNNNNNNNNNNNNNNNNNNNNNNNNNNNNNNNNNNNNNNNNNNNNNNNNNNNNNNNNNNNNNNNNNNNNNNNNNNNNNNNNNNNNNNNNNNNNNNNNNNNNNNNNNNNNNNNNNNNNNNNNNNNNNNNNNNNNNNNNNNNNNNNNNNNNNNNNNNNNNNNNNNNNNNNNNNNNNNNNNNNNNNNNNNNNNNNNNNNNNNNNNNNNNNNNNNNNNNNNNNNNNNNNNNNNNNNNNNNNNNNNNNNNNNNNNNNNNNNNNNNNNNNNNNNNNNNNNNNNNNNNNNNNNNNNNNNNNNNNNNNNNNNNNNNNNNNNNNNNNNNNNNNNNNNNNNNNNNNNNNNNNNNNNNNNNNNNNNNNNNNNNNNNNNNNNNNNNNNNNNNNNNNNNNNNNNNNNNNNNNNNNNNNNNNNNNNNNNNNNNNNNNNNNNNNNNNNNNNNNNNNNNNNNNNNNNNNNNNNNNNNNNNNNNNNNNNNNNNNNNNNNNNNNNNNNNNNNNNNNNNNNNNNNNNNNNNNNNNNNNNNNNNNNNNNNNNNNNNNNNNNNNNNNNNNNNNNNNNNNNNNNNNNNNNNNNNNNNNNNNNNNNNNNNNNNNNNNNNNNNNNNNNNNNNNNNNNNNNNNNNNNNNNNNNNNNNNNNNNNNNNNNNNNNNNNNNNNNNNNNNNNNNNNNNNNNNNNNNNNNNNNNNNNNNNNNNNNNNNNNNNNNNNNNNNNNNNNNNNNNNNNNNNNNNNNNNNNNNNNNAAAAAAACTCCCCAAAAAATCAAAATTTATTTTGAACGGGAGAAAATTTGGGCTTTTTTAAAAATTTAGAGGTTATGCAACGCGCTCTTTATTTATAAAATAACTCTTACTGATTATAGGTGTATTGGTCTGTTTCCGGTTGCTGCTAAAGCGGCTTCTTTGACGGCTTCTGTAAACGTTGGATGCGCATGAGAGAAAATAGCGAGGTCTTCGGCAGAGGCTCTGAACTCTAATGCGACAACGGCTTCGGCAATAATATCTGCACTGCGCGGCCCGATAATATGAACACCTAACAACTCATCAGTATGTTGATGTGCCAAAATTTTCACAAAACCATCTAAATCCATACTTGCGCGGGAACGCCCCAAAGCCCGAAAAGGAAAACTTCCTTTTTTATAGGGAGTTCCTGTCTCTTTAAGTTCTTCTTCGGTATAACCTACACCGGAGACCTCCGGCCAAGTGTAAACCACTGCTGGAATATTCCGATAGTTTATATGCGGATGCTGGCCGGCAAAATGTTCCGCTACAAAAACACCTTCTTCCGAAGCTTTATGTGCCAACATCATTCCGGGAATCACATCCCCAATGGCATAAACTCCGGCAACGTTTGTCTGTAAATGCTCATCCACAATTACACGACCTCGTTTGTCTAAGTTTACGCCTATTTTTTCTAAGCCAAGATTCTCAGTATAGGGCTTCCTTCCGGTAGAAACAATACAATAATCGCCGGAAAGTTCTATTGCATTGCCGGTTTCTCTGGAAACAGCTTGTAAAACTACGGCATCACCGTTATTTTGCACTTGCTTGACTTCATGGCTCAGATAAAATGAAAAACCAAGTTGTTTTTCTAATACCTTTTTGGTTTCTTTACCCAATTCGCGGTCCATCCCGGCAATAATTGCGTCTAAATATTCTATAACGGTAACTTTTGCTCCTAAACGTGCATACACAGACCCCATTTCTAAGCCGATAACTCCTCCGCCGATAACCAACAGATGTTTGGGAATCTCCGTTAAATTTAATGCTTCTGTGGAGGTTATGATTCTCTTTTTGTCAATAGTAACCCCCGGTATGGAAGCCGGTTTAGAACCGGTAGCTATCACAATGCGCGGTGCTTGGATAACCTTTTGCCCATCAGAAGTTTGGACAGATAAGGTATTTGAAGTTTCAAAAGTTCCATGTCCGTTATAAACATCTATTTTGTTTTTCTTCATCAGAAATTGGATTCCGGCTACCGTTTGCTTCACTACGTCATCTTTTCGTTTAATCATTTGGGTTAAATCTATCCGGAGGTTATCTAATCCAATTCCGTGCGTAGCAAAGTGGTTTTTGGCATTATGATAATGTTCGGAAGAGTCTAATAATGCTTTTGAGGGGATGCAGCCTACGTTTAAGCAAGTGCCTCCAAGTGCCGCGTAACGTTCTACAATAGCTGTTTTGAATCCTAACTGCGCACAACGAATGGCACATACGTACCCGCCCGGCCCAGATCCTACCACAATTACATCGTAATTCATCTTTTTATGGCTAAATTTTGTGCCCAAAACTACGTTTTTTTATCCAAACACACCAAAGAAACTTAACCTATGAGGCTTTACTCTCGTTCATAACAAACCGTATCCATCTATTGCTAATTTGTTTGTTAAATAGTATTTTTATTTCAATTTAAATAATTTATTCAATTTTTTATTCAAAAAAATAACAAATTATGGAACCAATTATGTTATATGGGATGGAAAGCGTAATGACTAACCAGCCAACGTTAATTCCCTATTCAAAGCCAAGGCATCGGGGTATAATTACCCACAAAATGTGATACAGAACTGTCGCAAGAATAAAACTCGCTGCCCAGTAAAAAGGAGACTTTTTATTGTATTCATCTATTTGCTAATGTTTTGGATTTTCTTGGGAATACTGATTGTAGCTCAGAAACTACACAGTTTATAATTTTGTTTTTATTATACTTTCTGGGAGATAGCTGATAATCAAGCTATTGGCGGTGTTAGTTTCCAGCGTTTGTGGGACCAAAGCCAGCATTCCGGTTGTTTTCGGATGTCTGCTTCTAAGAGTTGCGCAAATTGTTGAATCAGTTCTTCAGTGGTATAGTCTTGTGCATCTTTGGTCATAACTTCAAATTCAAATTGATATTTAGATCGGCTTTTTTTCCAGATGCGACAATAGAAGATAAGCATTTTGTATTCTTTTGCGAGCAATACCCCGCCGGGCAAAAAGGCAGTTGGTTGCCCAAAAAAGTTTACCCATACAGCTTTGTTCGGGTCTCCGGGAGATTGGTCGGCAATAAAGCCGGCTAAAAAAGCCTTATCTGGGTTATCTGCAAACCACTTTTTGGTTTCATAGGTAGGGAGCAAAGCGCAATTAGATTGGCTGCGAATTTTTCGCATCCATTTATCTATGGCCGGATTCCGAAGCGGCTTGTAAATAGCAATAAACTGTTTGTGTAACAATTTACTGGCATGTGCTAACCATTCCCAATTAGCAAAGTGCCCCATTATACCGATAGCATTTTTTCCGCTATCTAAATGGGCATTTACCGCATCAATATTTTGGTGGCCTAAGTGTTCTTGCGCCTCTTCGGCAGTTAAATAATTAGATTTCAGGACTTCTACCAATAAATCAGCAAAGTGAATATAAAACCGGCGTGCAATGTCTGCCCGCTCTGCAATTGTTTTTTCAGGAAAGCAACGCTCTAAATTAGCATAAATGACGGATTTTCGGTACTGGATTACATGAATGAACAGCCAAGCCAAAACATCAGATATTTTGTGCAACACAGGCCAAGGAAGCCGCCCAAATGTTCCTACAAATAACCGAACCAAAAGATAAACAAAATAATCAGATATTATTTTCATATAAGCGAAAATAGTGCATTCGGAAACCAAATCCAAGTGAGTATTAAGCCGGTGAGTGCTCCCCAAAGATGGGCATCATGGTTAATAGGACGCGGGTCATTTTTGGCCGCAAAAAATGAATATATTAAATAAAGCACCCCAAACAACCACGCTGGAGCTGGAAATATGTATAAATAAATTTTCTGAAACGGATTTAACGCGATAAAACTGAATATCACCGCACTAACAGCCCCAGATGCCCCCAAACTGCGGTATTCAGGGCGATTCCTATACCGAATTAAAGATGGTATATCGCTGATTATCAACCCAAGTACATATAACAAGAGAAACCGAACTGACCCTAAAAATACTGCTTCTAACAGAAAGGCAGCAAAATAGTAGGTAATCATATTCAGAATAAGATGTAATAACCCTGCATGAACTAACCCGCTGGTTATGATTGTGTAATATTTCTTTTTTCGAAAAAAATAATATGGATGCAGGATAAATTGCTGATACACTCTATTATCAACATACAAAGCATAAAGGCTTGTAACTAAGGTTATTAAGAATATAAAACTGGCTATTGGAGCCGCATGAATGGGTAGAAAGTTCATCTGCGGGTAAATATCATCTTAAAATGCGGAATTTTAGCTTCATAGAATTCGCTTCCGACTGCTTCAAAGCCCAAACGGGAATAAAATCCCAGTGCGTTGCTTTGTGCATGTAAATAGATAATATTTTGCTCCGGAATTTCATTGATAACGTGCTGCACGATAGCTGCGCCTATTTTCTTTCCGCGATAAGGTATTAATACGGCACAGCGTTCTATTTTGGCATAACCTTGTTTCGTAAGCCGCCAACGGGCACAAGCTACGGCATGGCCGTCAAGCCAAAAACCATAATGTTTACATACCTCCTCAAATTCATCATACTCTAAGGATTCCGGAACACCTTGTTCTACCACAAAGACTTCCCGCCGAATGTGGTATAACTCGGCTAACTGCTCGGAAGAAACGGCCTGCAAAATCATCTTAAACTCAACGTATAATTACCATTTTCCCCCAACCGTTATCGAAAAACTTTTTGGTTTTATCATTATTCATTTTCAATTGGACTTCGTTAGGCATCCGAATTAAGGTACGATAGAGGTAAACGCCATTAGCCAATCTATCCCCAAATTCATCTGTACCGTCCCATGAATAATTGGTCATCGTGTTTCCAATACGAAGTTCTCCAAGACTTTTTAGGTCAATTTCTTTGACATATTTCCCTGATATGGTAAATATCTGAATTTTAAAGACTTCTGGAAGTAGGCTTCCTGTAAGGGTATAGACAAACTTAGTTGAAGTTGAAAATGGGTTTGGATAGTTAAAGATATTTGTGATGGTACTTTCGTTGATTACTTTAAAGGATATTTGGTAGCGGAGTTTTTCGCCGGATAAATTTTTGCGTACATCAAAGCCTTGTGCTTCTAAGACATAATCGCCATTAGGGAGTGGCCCTGGTCTGAATATCACTTGGGCACGGTTTTCGGGCATCGTTGCCGGAACGAATACCATTCTTCCATCTCCAAAAAACACACGTTTTGCCGGTGTAGGGTCTTCTTTGGATTTAAAAAATACTTCTATGGCCGTAGTGTCTGTTAAAGCTAAATATTTGTTTTCATCGTTTACATCCATTGTAATTGTGGCTATTGGGGAGACAATATCTCCGTCTGTAATATGCCGTCCGTCAAATGTTACGTCTAAAATAGGGTTAATAACATCCGGCAGTACTTGGAATTTTTGGTAGTAAACATTATTAAACAAATATTGCTCCGGCTGCTGCCTATCCGGGTTGATAGTAACAATTAAGGTATTTTCACCTACAAGCCCAGAAGAGGAGAAAGAATATCGAAAGGAATATTCTTTCTGTGCACGCAGGGAGTCCATGAAATATTCTGCCAGTAAAACTTCTGTTCTATCTGCTTTTCTCACAACATAACGCACTAAGAGGCTATCCATGTGTAGGTTAGATATATTTCTGGCAGTCAGTTGAATATGCATACTATCTCCTTCTTCAACAGTGGTGCTATAGAATTGGAAGTTAGTTTTGGGATCTAAAACGGCTTCGGGAACAGCGGAATACAAGATATGCCAGTGTTTTAGCTGTGGGGCAGTTCGGTAGAGAGAGTCGGATACATCGGCACGCAGGCGTAGTTGTGGATACATTGCAGGCGATATTAAACTTAAATCGTGGCTACCTCTGGGTAAATTTTCCAAGAGTTTATCTTCCTGCCCGTTTCTTTGTACTCCCCAAACGGACACTTTGGTTTGGTCGCTTACACCTTGTTCTTGAGCGTCCCAGTTCCAGATAAGCTCATCCCAAACGATTCCCGGCCCAATAAGCGGGCTTTTAATAATTCCGGTAGCGGTGTTAGAATACATGGTGTAACGCAGTTCTATTTTGTAATTGCGATTAAAATCATAGGCTTCAACGGCTGCTCCCATAGGTGCGCCTTTTTGCCCTACAATGCCAAACCATACATTATCAGGAACATTTCGGATGGTGTTTGAGACTCCTACACCATTTAAGGCTGCAAATAGTGCTTGTGAATACTGTGGAACACGTGGATTCCCGACCCCCAACATCACAATATAGTCTCCTTGATTCATAGTGTTCAAGATATTCACAAATGCGTTCATTTGTTCCGGAATTCTGGCTAATTCACAATTGTAGATGTTAAAGTCATATAGTTTAGGTTTCAGGGTATTTTTGTCAAAAATCTGATATATGATTCCGGCACTAATACCCGCTGCATTTTGGGTGTTTACCATAGAGCTACCGTTCAGGTAATAGTCATAGCTATTAAAGCCGGGTGCTTGGTTCATAGATATTTGGATATTAGACTTGATGGGGTCAAAAGCCCATTCGCGCTGGTCTTTATCCATAAAGATACCGGAGGTGATATTTTTTTCAAAAAACTGCGGGGGTTTAGATTGTGCCCAGCCGTCATGTGGGATGTTTTTGATATACTTAAATGATGAGTAAGCCCATTGAGCCTGTGGGTCGTCAGCTAAACGAACTCTCCAGTAATAAACTGTGCTGTCTATCAACGTAAAAGGAACAAACCAACTTCCTTGTATGGCTGTACCACTCACAACGGGAGAACGGCTCAAACGAGGGGAGGTAAACTCAATAACGGTATCTATTTCAAAAAGATAGTTTACTAAATTTGGGGTTACTCCGTAGGTAGATGCAACCAGTGAAACCGTATCTCGGTTTATAACAGCAAATTCGATTGGGAATAAGCAGTATGGGATATTTGCCGGAACACTTTTTTCAACCATTACCCGGTTATTGGTTTCATCGCTTTCTGGAATGGTATCTAAAGCATCTACAAATATGTCAAATTGGTTGATGCCGGCAGATTCCATTCCGGGATTTTTTACCCGAATAGATAATGTATCCCAAAAATGAGTTGCCGTAAAAGGGTGCTTTCCATGATCAACCCACGACCCGCTGCCGGTTAGCTGCCGAATAGATACCATAAAAGTATCATCTACAATTGTGCCTTTATTCTGAACGATTACATTAACCGTAAATGAATCTACTTGGGTAGAGATATTATCCGGAGAAAAGTAGATACTTGCCGGAGTAATAGCGAGATCAGGCATTTTGGGAACAGCAATGCGCATAGCTGGATCTCCTTGTAGATTAATCTGCATGGCATGGTTCAAATACAGTTGATTAGTATTAGGTTGCGTTCCTATAAACTGATGAATAGTTGCTTGCATCTGAGTACCGATAGCTCGACCTATGGAATCTCTATAAGCAGCTTTGTAAAACTCTTCTGTATGCTGCCCTAATGGGCCAATGTATCCAGTTGATGAAGAGGATATGTAGGCAATAGCTCCCTTCGCAGGAGTTAATAAAAAATCTTCCCCAAAAGAACGATATATGCTACTTGCAAAATCACCTGAATAACAGCCATTTGCAATAATAACCGGGTATTTTTTATGGTTATTATAAACCTGAACGGGTTCTAACTGAACGTCAAAAATGTTACTGGTAGAGTGGCCAAAAAATGTTATTTGCACAACTCCGGAGTCTATCAAAGACCGAACGTCTAAGTCATTTCCGATAACGACATTTGATGTCTTTTGGCTATAGAAGATGCTGCCTCCCAGAGGCTGAGATTCAAATATGGGTTCAAATCTTCCTTCCAGAAAAGACCGAATAGATTGTTGCTCTCCGTCTCCTTTACCGCCGCCTAAGTGTAATCCTTGTTTTTTCCAAATATCAAAAGGTGCGTGTTCATATTCTATCATTTTATTTAGAAAAGATAGACCCTCTTCGTCATTCCGAACATTCATACGGCCAATTGGAATAATCGGGGTATAGTCTTTCTGGTCCGGGTTAAACTTACATACATACATGATGTCGCTGGCAGGGAAACCATAAGTAGGAACAAGGTTGTTTGCTCCCGATTCACGTTGAAAAAAAAGACCTTTTCCCCATAAAAAGAAAAATTTTGGTTTAGTCTGCCAACGGGTAGCGGCTGCATAACAAAAACGTTTGATAGCCAATGCGGTTGTTGAACCATAGCCAAACTCATCGTAGATTTCATCTACATAAACTATTTTTGTAGATAACCGATTAACGGTGTTGGTATCTCGGTAAGTAGCATAGGATTCGGCAGATTGCTTTAGGCTTCTGTGGGTAATGATAACAAACTCTGCGCCTGCTGAGTTTGCTAAATTTGCTAATGAAGGGTCTTGAATAAGAGGACTCTGGATACTTGAGCCATCTGTTACCCAATATTCTGCGGAAGTTCCGGTTGTTTTGGGAACAATCACATGTAAATCCGAACCATTAATAGTTCCTTTTGCCCGAATTCCGTTCGTAACGTCATAAACGAACCCTGAATCTGGGTCGTTATGACCAATATTTTCAAATATAAAGTATGAATTTGTGCTCAGTTGATCCCATAAAAAGCTGAACACCTTGTCGCTATTAAACTTAAACTGCCGTTGATATTCTATTTGTACCCAACATATCAAGTTGTTGTCGGTAGTTGTGGATGAGGCTCCGGAAGTAAAGGTTACATTTGTAGCAGGCGTTATGTCAGAAGCATTTGCAGACAGCGAGAACGTATTGATTGTAATTCTATTATAGGAAAAAGTTTGTTGTGCTGTTCCTGCCTTAATGGTTAAGCTGTGTGGCGTATCAGAGAGCCCAAATATGCGGGCAAGAATCGTTGGAGAAGCCGAATTTGGCACAATGTAAGGTGTAGGCACTGTGCTAACAAACGATTGACCAATATTATACCCCGTATAACCCTCGCCGGTGATATAATCAGAATTACCATAATAGTCGGTTGCTCCACCGGATATTATAGACCCGCCACCTCTTTGGTAATAAGAAGTATTGTATTCCAATAAAGCGCGGTGCTTAAATGAAGGCTGAACTGTCAGTGAGGCATAGTTAGTATTGAGATAATTCTGCATACGCAAGCCGGGTAAGTTATCCCAAGTTAAAAAATAAGCACTCGTATCCGTAAATATAGAATGATAAATATTGGGCTGCTGGCCTGCATCTTGAAGCCCCGTTTGCGGATGACGGTATAATAAGCTGTCTATAAATCCGTTATTTTTTCGGCCAAAAAACTCAAAAAAATCACTTCCGTCAAATTCCGTTACATTTCCTGAATTTGACACAAAAATAGGCACTTCTACACCTCGATAAATCAGATGTAGATGCACCGGATTCACCCCCGATAGATTAACATCAGAAGCAGTTACTCTGTATA
Protein-coding regions in this window:
- a CDS encoding rhomboid family intramembrane serine protease, which encodes MNFLPIHAAPIASFIFLITLVTSLYALYVDNRVYQQFILHPYYFFRKKKYYTIITSGLVHAGLLHLILNMITYYFAAFLLEAVFLGSVRFLLLYVLGLIISDIPSLIRYRNRPEYRSLGASGAVSAVIFSFIALNPFQKIYLYIFPAPAWLFGVLYLIYSFFAAKNDPRPINHDAHLWGALTGLILTWIWFPNALFSLI
- a CDS encoding GNAT family N-acetyltransferase; translation: MILQAVSSEQLAELYHIRREVFVVEQGVPESLEYDEFEEVCKHYGFWLDGHAVACARWRLTKQGYAKIERCAVLIPYRGKKIGAAIVQHVINEIPEQNIIYLHAQSNALGFYSRLGFEAVGSEFYEAKIPHFKMIFTRR
- the lpdA gene encoding dihydrolipoyl dehydrogenase; translation: MNYDVIVVGSGPGGYVCAIRCAQLGFKTAIVERYAALGGTCLNVGCIPSKALLDSSEHYHNAKNHFATHGIGLDNLRIDLTQMIKRKDDVVKQTVAGIQFLMKKNKIDVYNGHGTFETSNTLSVQTSDGQKVIQAPRIVIATGSKPASIPGVTIDKKRIITSTEALNLTEIPKHLLVIGGGVIGLEMGSVYARLGAKVTVIEYLDAIIAGMDRELGKETKKVLEKQLGFSFYLSHEVKQVQNNGDAVVLQAVSRETGNAIELSGDYCIVSTGRKPYTENLGLEKIGVNLDKRGRVIVDEHLQTNVAGVYAIGDVIPGMMLAHKASEEGVFVAEHFAGQHPHINYRNIPAVVYTWPEVSGVGYTEEELKETGTPYKKGSFPFRALGRSRASMDLDGFVKILAHQHTDELLGVHIIGPRSADIIAEAVVALEFRASAEDLAIFSHAHPTFTEAVKEAALAATGNRPIHL
- a CDS encoding C25 family cysteine peptidase codes for the protein MAHLRSFLGFLVLYLISLSGISQTYNIGNQWYNPGLTYKKLLVWKDGIYRVTASDVNLSGVNPVHLHLIYRGVEVPIFVSNSGNVTEFDGSDFFEFFGRKNNGFIDSLLYRHPQTGLQDAGQQPNIYHSIFTDTSAYFLTWDNLPGLRMQNYLNTNYASLTVQPSFKHRALLEYNTSYYQRGGGSIISGGATDYYGNSDYITGEGYTGYNIGQSFVSTVPTPYIVPNSASPTILARIFGLSDTPHSLTIKAGTAQQTFSYNRITINTFSLSANASDITPATNVTFTSGASSTTTDNNLICWVQIEYQRQFKFNSDKVFSFLWDQLSTNSYFIFENIGHNDPDSGFVYDVTNGIRAKGTINGSDLHVIVPKTTGTSAEYWVTDGSSIQSPLIQDPSLANLANSAGAEFVIITHRSLKQSAESYATYRDTNTVNRLSTKIVYVDEIYDEFGYGSTTALAIKRFCYAAATRWQTKPKFFFLWGKGLFFQRESGANNLVPTYGFPASDIMYVCKFNPDQKDYTPIIPIGRMNVRNDEEGLSFLNKMIEYEHAPFDIWKKQGLHLGGGKGDGEQQSIRSFLEGRFEPIFESQPLGGSIFYSQKTSNVVIGNDLDVRSLIDSGVVQITFFGHSTSNIFDVQLEPVQVYNNHKKYPVIIANGCYSGDFASSIYRSFGEDFLLTPAKGAIAYISSSSTGYIGPLGQHTEEFYKAAYRDSIGRAIGTQMQATIHQFIGTQPNTNQLYLNHAMQINLQGDPAMRIAVPKMPDLAITPASIYFSPDNISTQVDSFTVNVIVQNKGTIVDDTFMVSIRQLTGSGSWVDHGKHPFTATHFWDTLSIRVKNPGMESAGINQFDIFVDALDTIPESDETNNRVMVEKSVPANIPYCLFPIEFAVINRDTVSLVASTYGVTPNLVNYLFEIDTVIEFTSPRLSRSPVVSGTAIQGSWFVPFTLIDSTVYYWRVRLADDPQAQWAYSSFKYIKNIPHDGWAQSKPPQFFEKNITSGIFMDKDQREWAFDPIKSNIQISMNQAPGFNSYDYYLNGSSMVNTQNAAGISAGIIYQIFDKNTLKPKLYDFNIYNCELARIPEQMNAFVNILNTMNQGDYIVMLGVGNPRVPQYSQALFAALNGVGVSNTIRNVPDNVWFGIVGQKGAPMGAAVEAYDFNRNYKIELRYTMYSNTATGIIKSPLIGPGIVWDELIWNWDAQEQGVSDQTKVSVWGVQRNGQEDKLLENLPRGSHDLSLISPAMYPQLRLRADVSDSLYRTAPQLKHWHILYSAVPEAVLDPKTNFQFYSTTVEEGDSMHIQLTARNISNLHMDSLLVRYVVRKADRTEVLLAEYFMDSLRAQKEYSFRYSFSSSGLVGENTLIVTINPDRQQPEQYLFNNVYYQKFQVLPDVINPILDVTFDGRHITDGDIVSPIATITMDVNDENKYLALTDTTAIEVFFKSKEDPTPAKRVFFGDGRMVFVPATMPENRAQVIFRPGPLPNGDYVLEAQGFDVRKNLSGEKLRYQISFKVINESTITNIFNYPNPFSTSTKFVYTLTGSLLPEVFKIQIFTISGKYVKEIDLKSLGELRIGNTMTNYSWDGTDEFGDRLANGVYLYRTLIRMPNEVQLKMNNDKTKKFFDNGWGKMVIIR